The following are from one region of the Pelagibius sp. CAU 1746 genome:
- the torT gene encoding TMAO reductase system periplasmic protein TorT, which translates to MKRKLSALPASAAMVLALTGSAVAGDWYPYSVEVWDPPFNMESPRKAMDYVPLEKAAKKWDICVSFPHMKDAYWLGVDYGITEEAKRLGVKANVVEAGGYTELNTQISQIEDCVSAGADAVVIGAISFDGLNNLVSEIRSKNIPVIDVINGMSSSELSAKSLVSFGEMGAKAGEFLAKAHPAGGQAAKVAWFPGPAGAGWVEAGNAGFQRAVAGSAVELVDTKYGDTGKEAQAKLVEDALEAYPELSYIVGTAVTAEAAVPILRARGLTDQVKVVSYYYTPGVDRGIARGQILAAPTDSTVIQGRVAVDQAVRILEGKDYQKHVGPALYVVTQENHGKFDPSSTLAPNGFSPVFSVD; encoded by the coding sequence ATGAAAAGAAAGCTCAGCGCATTGCCGGCATCTGCGGCGATGGTGCTCGCGCTCACGGGCAGCGCAGTCGCGGGCGACTGGTACCCCTACTCGGTCGAAGTCTGGGATCCGCCGTTCAACATGGAAAGCCCGCGCAAGGCGATGGACTATGTGCCGCTCGAAAAGGCCGCGAAAAAGTGGGATATCTGCGTTTCCTTCCCGCACATGAAAGACGCCTATTGGCTGGGGGTCGACTACGGCATCACCGAAGAGGCAAAGCGCCTGGGCGTGAAGGCCAACGTCGTCGAGGCGGGTGGTTATACCGAGCTCAATACCCAGATTTCCCAGATAGAGGACTGCGTCTCGGCAGGGGCCGATGCGGTCGTTATCGGCGCGATCTCCTTTGACGGGCTGAACAACCTGGTCAGCGAGATTCGATCCAAGAACATCCCGGTTATCGACGTCATCAACGGCATGTCCTCCAGCGAGCTCTCGGCGAAGTCGCTGGTTTCCTTCGGTGAGATGGGCGCCAAGGCCGGTGAGTTCCTCGCCAAGGCGCACCCCGCAGGCGGCCAGGCGGCAAAGGTGGCTTGGTTCCCAGGGCCGGCCGGCGCAGGCTGGGTGGAAGCGGGCAATGCCGGCTTCCAACGCGCGGTCGCCGGCAGCGCGGTCGAACTGGTCGACACCAAGTATGGCGACACCGGCAAGGAAGCGCAGGCCAAGCTGGTCGAAGATGCGCTCGAGGCCTATCCCGAACTGAGCTACATCGTTGGCACTGCGGTGACGGCGGAGGCTGCCGTGCCGATCCTGCGTGCCCGGGGCCTGACCGACCAGGTCAAGGTCGTCTCCTACTACTACACGCCAGGCGTTGACCGGGGTATTGCGCGCGGTCAGATCCTTGCGGCACCGACGGATTCAACCGTGATCCAGGGACGCGTCGCGGTCGACCAGGCCGTGCGCATCCTGGAAGGCAAGGATTATCAGAAGCACGTCGGGCCGGCGCTCTATGTCGTGACCCAGGAAAACCACGGTAAGTTCGACCCCTCGTCGACGCTGGCGCCGAACGGCTTCAGTCCGGTCTTCTCGGTCGACTAG